One segment of Panicum virgatum strain AP13 chromosome 3K, P.virgatum_v5, whole genome shotgun sequence DNA contains the following:
- the LOC120699358 gene encoding disease resistance protein RGA2-like, producing MADAIVSAVIGDAVSRVISLLTGRFGAGHQQSTEAKLRRICRTLVRVHAAVEEARGRQITNGGALRWLSELIDGEYQARYLIDTVGLGRGDEQVPPSPRDSSTTSTSPFNPAKRVRVAVKRALSRRDPGGADGDDIDGALESLQEVSAHLGEFILLLQGCRPIRRPLPTSILVDGQMFGRHVEKERVINFLLHGGGGAGELGVLPVVGAIGAGKTTLVQHACDDDRVRAHFPAILFFNFSCTYAIAASGGAAAALRSKHVIGGDAPLSLMSDPLRWIKGNFQSRRFLAVFEDVDMRGKQRLEELLRKLRCAARGSRVIFTTSDRRVSTLLGTVEPVVLRVLPRPEYWFFFKAHAFAGRDLEECPRLVAAGMAIARKLSGSFFGAKIVGGLLRDHPDPRFWGRVLGSNIGGLSLLGDGIGYIADLAENLLPDHVNVHQVTISKAPFASQVELPRFQDLLVREPGLAGNTSFVRVLLCKSVMPFYSTHYIASCTVGSGNSWYERAMVPSSFLLDHV from the coding sequence ATGGCGGACGCCATCGTCTCCGCCGTCATAGGCGATGCCGTCAGCAGGGTGATCTCCCTCCTCACGGGACGCTTCGGCGCCGGCCACCAGCAGAGCACCGAGGCCAAGCTGCGGAGGATCTGCCGCACGCTCGTCAGGGTCCAcgccgcggtggaggaggccagAGGGCGGCAGATCACCAACGGCGGCGCCCTCCGGTGGCTCTCGGAGCTCATCGACGGCGAGTACCAGGCCCGGTACCTGATCGACACGGTTGGCCTAGGCCGCGGCGACGAGCAGGTGCCGCCATCTCCGCGAGATTCCTCCACGACGTCCACGTCCCCGTTCAACCCTGCGAAGCGCGTGCGGGTCGCCGTGAAGAGGGCTCTGTCGCGCCGCGATCCCGGTGGTGCCGACGGCGACGACATCGACGGGGCTCTCGAGAGCTTGCAGGAGGTCTCGGCCCATCTCGGTGAGTTCATCCTGCTCCTCCAAGGCTGCCGCCCGATCCGCCGTCCCCTGCCAACGAGCATCCTCGTCGACGGGCAGATGTTCGGCCGGCACGTGGAGAAGGAGCGGGTCATCAACTTcctgctccacggcggcggcggcgccggggagctGGGCGTGCTCCCCGTCGTCGGCGCCATCGGGGCCGGCAAGACGACCCTGGTGCAGCACGCCTGCGACGACGATCGGGTGCGCGCCCACTTCCCCGCGATCCTCTTCTTTAACTTCTCGTGCACCTACGCCATCGCCGCGAgcggaggagccgccgccgccctccggtccAAACACGTCATCGGCGGCGACGCTCCGCTCAGCCTGATGAGCGACCCGCTGCGGTGGATCAAGGGGAATTTCCAGAGCAGGAGGTTCCTGGCCGTGTTCGAGGACGTCGACATGCGCGGGAAGCAGAGGCTGGAGGAGCTCCTGCGCAAGCTGCGGTGCGCTGCGCGGGGGAGCAGGGTCATCTTCACGACGAGCGACCGGCGCGTCTCGACATTGTTGGGAACGGTGGAGCCGGTCGTGCTCAGGGTCCTGCCCCGGCCGGAGTACTGGTTCTTCTTCAAGGCGCACGCGTTCGCCGGCAGGGACCTCGAGGAGTGCCCGAGGCTGGTGGCCGCGGGCATGGCGATTGCCCGGAAGCTCAGCGGGTCCTTCTTCGGAGCCAAGATTGTGGGAGGGCTGCTCAGGGACCATCCGGACCCCAGGTTCTGGGGCAGGGTGCTGGGGAGCAACATTGGGGGCCTGTCCCTGCTCGGCGATGGCATCGGTTACATCGCGGATTTGGCCGAGAACCTGCTCCCGGATCATGTGAACGTTCACCAGGTGACCATCTCCAAGGCCCCCTTCGCCTCACAGGTAGAGCTGCCAAGATTCCAGGACCTGCTGGTGCGTGAACCCGGCTTGGCAGGGAACACCAGCTTTGTCAGAGTGCTGCTGTGCAAGTCGGTGATGCCGTTCTACAGCACTCACTACATTGCTTCTTGCACTGTTGGCTCAGGAAACAGTTGGTACGAGCGCGCTATGGTTCCATCTAGTTTCTTGTTGGATCATGTGTAG
- the LOC120699359 gene encoding uncharacterized protein LOC120699359: protein MRFRRGKSSSKAKKGSAAAAPWQNGERKVVVDGAGAGSNSRQVAPDTGFGDVDDGSSRDETFFEATPWLESDCEDDFYSVNGDLTPARSLASQTSRVAPCAATTKDLPTLGAILKAEPLRPPPAQQTRNLGDLLREPQDDDGLSRTDSLRLAEEASRCCVPQFARAISCDGRRRRYR, encoded by the exons ATGAGGTTTCGCAGAGGCAAGAGCTCCAGCAAGGCCAAGAAGGGCTCCGCTGCGGCTGCTCCGTGGCAGAATGGAGAGAGGAAGGTCGTCGTTGATGGAGCAGGAGCTGGCTCCAACAGCAGGCAGGTGGCGCCGGACACCGGCTTCGGAGATGTCGACGACG GTAGCAGCAGAGACGAAACATTCTTTGAAGCCACCCCCTGGCTGGAATCGGACTGCGAGGATGATTTCTACAGCGTCAATGGAG ATCTGACCCCTGCAAGATCGCTCGCGTCGCAAACCAGCCGGGTCGCGCCGTGTGCGGCCACTACCAAGGACCTGCCGACGCTGGGGGCGATCCTGAAGGCGGAGCCGCtgaggccgccgcccgcccagcAGACGAGGAATCTCGGCGACCTGCTGCGGGAGCCGCAGGACGACGACGGCCTCTCCAGGACCGACTCGCTGCGCCTCGCCGAGGAGGCCAGCCGGTGCTGCGTGCCGCAGTTCGCGCGGGCCATCAGCTGcgacgggaggaggaggaggtataGGTGA